In the Methanomassiliicoccales archaeon genome, one interval contains:
- a CDS encoding fibronectin type III domain-containing protein: protein MTLTAVTVTAATSGDFTYELINGDTEVEIIGYTGAGGAVEIPSDITGLPVTSIRYQAFLGKTSITSMTVPDSVENIGYGAFRSCINLASIDLSNNITAIANDTFYTCGSLTSVIIPDNVTIIHDYAFAYCRKLTSVTVPDKVTSIGNSSFFYCDMLVSIDLPDSLRTIGSLAFHTCKSLVSVTIPENVTVINSFTFYSCISLTSVTMPENLTSIGTSAFSTCTSLTSVTIPGNVTTIGNQVFRLCGSLTSLAIPSSVTSIGVMVFYQCFNLTSIDVDPSNPNYASVGGVLYNKALTYLVQYPLAIAGPFTVPNNVTTIGYQAFYYCTSLTSVTIPSSVDLIMNYGLSNCTVMTEMIFLGGAPTCQSDWIIDHNSSLMIYYLNGSSGFTTPIWEGLNTTCLSAPGSPQNLQAAAGHTEVVLTWEASSFTGNSTVTGFNVYRSTDASGPFVLIDSTVELNHTDSGLTNGQIYWYNITAVNSIG, encoded by the coding sequence TTGACGTTGACCGCAGTTACCGTGACCGCTGCCACGAGTGGTGATTTCACGTATGAGCTGATCAACGGCGATACCGAGGTCGAGATAATCGGTTACACTGGAGCTGGTGGAGCGGTGGAAATACCGAGTGATATAACCGGGTTGCCGGTCACCTCCATCAGATACCAAGCGTTCCTTGGTAAAACGTCCATCACCTCCATGACCGTTCCCGATAGCGTAGAGAACATAGGTTACGGAGCGTTCCGTTCCTGCATCAACCTGGCCTCGATCGATCTATCAAACAACATCACCGCGATCGCCAATGATACGTTCTATACCTGCGGTTCCCTGACATCCGTGATCATTCCGGACAATGTAACCATCATCCATGATTATGCGTTCGCCTATTGCCGAAAATTAACCTCGGTGACGGTTCCTGACAAGGTCACCAGCATCGGTAACTCTTCGTTCTTTTACTGCGACATGTTGGTATCGATCGACCTTCCCGATAGTCTCAGAACCATCGGGAGCCTCGCCTTCCACACCTGCAAGTCCTTGGTCTCAGTGACCATTCCAGAGAACGTCACGGTCATCAATTCATTCACGTTCTACTCCTGTATCTCCCTTACCTCGGTGACCATGCCTGAGAATCTTACCAGCATCGGTACATCGGCCTTCTCTACCTGCACATCCCTCACCTCGGTGACCATTCCAGGAAATGTTACCACCATCGGGAACCAGGTTTTCCGTCTTTGCGGTTCTCTCACCTCCTTGGCCATTCCGAGCAGCGTCACCAGCATCGGAGTTATGGTGTTCTATCAATGCTTCAATCTAACCTCTATCGATGTGGACCCCAGCAACCCCAACTATGCCAGCGTGGGAGGTGTGCTTTATAACAAGGCCCTAACCTATCTCGTCCAATATCCATTGGCCATAGCTGGACCGTTCACCGTTCCCAACAATGTCACCACCATAGGTTATCAGGCATTCTATTATTGCACCTCGCTCACCTCGGTGACCATTCCAAGCAGTGTCGATCTCATCATGAACTATGGGCTCTCCAACTGCACAGTAATGACCGAAATGATATTCCTGGGAGGGGCACCGACCTGTCAGAGCGACTGGATAATCGACCATAATTCCAGCCTGATGATCTATTACCTGAACGGGTCCTCCGGGTTCACCACTCCGATCTGGGAGGGTCTGAACACCACCTGCCTGTCCGCCCCTGGTTCGCCGCAGAACCTCCAGGCCGCCGCGGGCCATACCGAGGTCGTTCTCACATGGGAAGCATCATCGTTCACCGGTAACAGCACCGTGACCGGTTTCAACGTTTATCGGTCCACGGACGCCAGCGGTCCGTTC
- a CDS encoding DEAD/DEAH box helicase has protein sequence MTNFTDFGLKDEIMKAIERMGFVEATPVQVETIPIIMTGRDVIAQAQTGTGKTAAFGIPILETLTQGVKPFSLVLVPTRELGAQVSEELKKLSYFMDDVRVLAVYGGKSIDDQIDALRKGVDIVVGTPGRVIDHLRRGTLQLNEIAVLVLDEADRMLDMGFIEDIEYIASKTKTPRQTMLFSATIPPGLRDIASKHMTDPETVMIGEEQIILPTTKQVYFNIERRNKIWALCRVLDAYKPKAMVFAQTKVMVDIVAKRLFSYGYRVSSLHGDLTQARREKVLQEFRDNKTTILVATDVAARGLDIDGVTHVINYDIPEDPEIYVHRIGRTGRAGKEGIAITFITSQEIHLLKKINEFGITEISREEVPESGRKDVVHKVMDFEDQADLFGMVLFKVIANGGEPVEQSKLLEMLIRKLRVPEIAVGRIKVGEDNTSFEIHKDSAKKVLMELKSLRVDNKKLKVEVVKRELPLIAKQ, from the coding sequence ATGACCAATTTCACAGATTTCGGTCTCAAGGATGAGATAATGAAGGCCATCGAACGCATGGGATTCGTTGAAGCGACCCCTGTGCAGGTGGAGACCATTCCCATCATCATGACGGGGAGGGACGTCATCGCCCAGGCCCAGACGGGCACCGGCAAGACCGCCGCCTTCGGCATACCCATCCTAGAGACGCTCACCCAGGGAGTCAAACCGTTCTCCCTCGTCCTAGTGCCCACCAGGGAACTGGGGGCGCAGGTTTCCGAAGAACTGAAGAAGCTATCCTATTTCATGGACGACGTTAGAGTGCTGGCGGTCTACGGCGGAAAGTCCATAGACGACCAGATAGACGCACTACGCAAGGGCGTTGACATCGTCGTAGGAACGCCTGGACGCGTGATAGACCATCTGCGCCGCGGGACCCTGCAGCTGAACGAGATAGCTGTGCTGGTGCTTGACGAGGCGGACCGCATGCTGGACATGGGGTTCATCGAGGATATCGAATACATCGCCTCCAAGACCAAGACCCCGCGACAGACCATGCTTTTCTCGGCGACCATACCTCCAGGCCTACGCGACATCGCCTCCAAGCATATGACCGACCCGGAGACGGTCATGATAGGGGAGGAGCAGATCATCCTCCCCACCACCAAGCAGGTTTACTTCAACATCGAACGAAGGAACAAGATCTGGGCCTTGTGCCGGGTCCTGGACGCCTACAAGCCGAAGGCCATGGTCTTCGCCCAGACCAAGGTCATGGTGGATATTGTCGCCAAGCGTCTTTTCTCCTACGGCTACCGGGTCAGCTCCCTTCATGGAGACCTCACTCAGGCTCGCCGAGAGAAGGTTCTGCAGGAGTTCCGTGACAACAAGACGACGATCCTGGTGGCCACTGATGTGGCCGCTCGGGGCCTGGACATCGACGGCGTCACCCATGTCATAAATTACGACATCCCGGAGGACCCGGAGATCTACGTGCACCGCATCGGTCGTACTGGACGCGCCGGAAAGGAGGGCATCGCCATCACCTTCATCACTTCTCAGGAGATCCATCTGCTGAAGAAGATCAATGAGTTCGGCATCACTGAGATCTCCCGCGAAGAAGTGCCGGAGAGCGGCCGCAAGGACGTGGTGCATAAGGTCATGGACTTCGAGGACCAGGCCGACCTGTTCGGCATGGTGCTGTTCAAGGTGATCGCAAACGGCGGAGAACCGGTGGAGCAGTCGAAGCTGCTGGAGATGCTCATACGAAAATTGCGAGTGCCGGAGATAGCCGTCGGGCGCATCAAGGTGGGCGAGGACAACACCTCGTTCGAGATCCACAAGGACTCGGCCAAGAAGGTGCTCATGGAGCTCAAGAGCCTGAGGGTCGATAACAAGAAGCTCAAGGTGGAAGTGGTCAAGCGCGAGCTGCCGCTCATCGCCAAGCAGTGA
- the pap gene encoding polyphosphate:AMP phosphotransferase, with product MFEHIDLDKRLDQKEYDRIAPDLKDRLGQLQRKARDAGMPIMVVFEGWDTVGMSETVNKFILPLDPRGFLVHSISVPNAEERSRPFIWRFFIRIPARGRIAVFDRSWYFRSLARAVERKTEDARRSWREISEFEEMLSQDDYLIMKFFLHLSKKEHKKRLEKYRDNDLDRCAISDRELEFFRKYDKMLPLIEEMIERTDREYAPWTIVEAEDTKYASAKILSTAVRMMEYGLSKLDAKNQVSFDSNPLIKNGVMFNSSRGGLNLGRTLAQDDYRERIKKLQNKVGELQCDLNRLKIPTIILFEGWDAAGKGGAIQRLTGELNPRGYEVVPVGIPTEDEKARHYLWRFYRILPPAGQMRILDRSWYGRVLVERVEGFCSTEEWKRAYQEMNEFEEMLVENGTVLVKIWMEIDNETQLQRFKEREADPLKQWKITEEDWRNREKWDFYGRAVDEMLSRTSTKHAPWTIVESNDKYYSRVKTLQTIVDAMEARSLKVKRPND from the coding sequence GACCGTCTGGGCCAGCTGCAGCGGAAGGCCAGGGACGCGGGCATGCCCATCATGGTGGTCTTCGAGGGCTGGGACACCGTGGGCATGAGCGAGACGGTGAACAAGTTCATCCTTCCGTTGGACCCGCGCGGTTTCCTGGTCCACTCGATCTCCGTCCCCAACGCCGAGGAGCGTTCGAGACCTTTCATCTGGCGCTTCTTCATCCGCATCCCCGCCCGGGGGCGCATAGCGGTCTTCGACCGGTCCTGGTACTTCCGTTCGTTGGCCCGGGCGGTCGAAAGGAAGACGGAGGACGCCCGACGCTCGTGGCGGGAGATCAGCGAGTTCGAGGAGATGCTGTCCCAGGACGACTATCTCATCATGAAGTTCTTCCTGCACCTCAGCAAGAAGGAGCATAAGAAACGGCTGGAAAAGTACCGCGATAACGATCTGGACCGTTGCGCCATCAGCGACAGGGAGCTTGAGTTCTTCAGGAAGTACGACAAGATGCTCCCCTTGATCGAGGAGATGATCGAGAGGACCGACCGGGAGTACGCACCCTGGACCATCGTGGAGGCGGAGGATACCAAGTACGCCTCGGCCAAGATATTGTCGACGGCCGTCAGAATGATGGAGTACGGCCTGAGCAAGTTGGACGCCAAGAACCAGGTCAGCTTTGACAGCAACCCCCTGATCAAGAACGGGGTGATGTTCAACTCCAGCAGAGGAGGATTGAACCTGGGAAGGACGCTTGCCCAGGATGATTACCGGGAGCGGATCAAGAAGCTTCAGAACAAGGTCGGTGAGCTGCAGTGCGACCTCAATCGTTTGAAGATACCTACGATCATTCTTTTCGAGGGCTGGGACGCCGCCGGCAAGGGCGGCGCCATCCAGCGTCTCACCGGTGAACTGAACCCCCGGGGATATGAGGTCGTGCCGGTCGGCATACCCACAGAGGACGAGAAGGCCCGCCACTACCTGTGGCGCTTCTATCGGATCCTTCCCCCGGCCGGGCAAATGCGCATCCTGGACCGATCCTGGTACGGAAGAGTACTGGTGGAGAGGGTGGAAGGCTTCTGCAGCACTGAGGAATGGAAGCGCGCCTACCAGGAGATGAACGAGTTCGAGGAGATGCTGGTAGAGAACGGGACGGTGCTGGTCAAGATCTGGATGGAGATAGATAATGAGACCCAGCTGCAGCGCTTCAAGGAGAGAGAGGCCGATCCGCTGAAGCAGTGGAAGATCACCGAGGAGGATTGGCGCAACCGGGAGAAGTGGGACTTCTACGGAAGGGCGGTGGATGAGATGCTCTCCCGCACCAGCACCAAGCACGCTCCCTGGACCATCGTGGAGAGCAACGACAAATATTATTCCAGAGTGAAGACCCTGCAGACGATCGTTGACGCGATGGAGGCAAGGTCGCTGAAGGTTAAGAGACCAAATGATTAA